A genomic stretch from Hemicordylus capensis ecotype Gifberg chromosome 5, rHemCap1.1.pri, whole genome shotgun sequence includes:
- the NEUROG2 gene encoding neurogenin-2 — translation MFVKPESLELKEEEALLLGTRPSPASSSSSSSSASSSATHFSSGSEGEDEEDEEPPRPLSPSGQTDEVAGGDASAQVHLHHLGLRRHECKRRPGRARSSSSRATKTVETVQRLKKSRRLKANNRERNRMHNLNAALDALREVLPTFPEDAKLTKIETLRFAHNYIWALTETLRLADHCAGAGGGGGAGAAAAAAAAAAAAAAFSEAMLGSADCSPSPASASSWSCTTSPAPSAASSAYSCTLSPASPGSSASELDYWQPEKPRYALSRDLM, via the coding sequence ATGTTCGTGAAGCCGGAGAGCCTGGAACTGAAGGAAGAGGAAGCGCTCCTGCTAGGGACCCGACCGTCGCCcgcgtcttcctcctcctcctcctcctccgcctcctcttcAGCCACCCACTTCTCCTCCGGCTCCGAAGGGGAGGACGAGGAGGACGAAGAGCCGCCCCGCCCTCTCTCGCCCTCGGGGCAAACGGACGAGGTGGCCGGCGGGGACGCATCAGCGCAAGTGCACCTGCACCACCTCGGCTTGCGGCGGCACGAATGCAAGCGGCGGCCTGGCCGGGCGCGGAGCAGCAGCTCCCGGGCCACCAAGACGGTGGAGACGGTCCAGCGGCTCAAGAAGAGCCGCCGCCTGAAAGCCAACAACCGCGAGCGCAACCGGATGCACAACCTGAACGCGGCGCTGGACGCCCTGCGCGAGGTGCTGCCCACCTTCCCGGAGGATGCGAAGCTGACCAAGATCGAGACGCTGCGCTTCGCCCACAACTATATCTGGGCGCTGACGGAGACCCTCCGCCTGGCCGATCACTGCGCCGGAgctggcggaggaggaggagcaggagccgcggcggcggcggcagcggcagcggcggcggcggccgccttCTCCGAAGCGATGCTCGGAAGCGCGGACTGCAGCCCTTCTCcagcctccgcctcctcctggaGCTGCACCACCAGCCCCGCTCCCTCCGCCGCCTCGTCCGCTTACAGCTGTACTTTATCGCCCGCCAGCCCCGGCAGCTCCGCCTCGGAGCTGGACTACTGGCAGCCCGAGAAGCCTCGCTATGCGCTGTCCAGGGACTTGATGTGA